From one Drosophila subpulchrella strain 33 F10 #4 breed RU33 chromosome 3L, RU_Dsub_v1.1 Primary Assembly, whole genome shotgun sequence genomic stretch:
- the LOC119554841 gene encoding uncharacterized protein LOC119554841 — translation MAASKSKFVFDFEKLKQTFGDICPDFMEEPSYEEATVSRRFAQQVIFTFSKEAAAAKSQKKDVSWSMRLDVVNAKGTAIRSEVKIQTHWIRDPPQNQPFVMRGLLLLSFKQASLLAVEKYCQLVPHQVKRGEVVLTPLAGAVFSKFEMPKLAEALGEPLEEVVVAVISSCQTDGYYLEHSRCHIALVALIKTVSDLKMRASIVKKTIKMYKLHGKEFDMEKFKVWSTFLRKSAPAKPQNDCDDDEYEKLTEQVLQAFTLSSKEDFVKEKRKPKIPVKCAANFLGTKPGSEKI, via the coding sequence ATGGCTGCGTCCAAGTCGAAATTCGTCTTTGATTTCGAGAAGCTGAAACAGACGTTTGGCGATATTTGTCCGGACTTCATGGAGGAGCCAAGCTATGAGGAGGCCACCGTAAGTCGTCGCTTTGCCCAGCAGGTGATCTTCACCTTCAGCAAGGAGGCTGCTGCGGCCAAGTCCCAGAAGAAGGACGTCTCCTGGTCGATGCGCCTGGATGTGGTCAATGCAAAGGGGACAGCGATTCGTAGCGAGGTTAAGATCCAGACGCACTGGATACGCGATCCGCCCCAGAACCAGCCCTTCGTCATGCGGGGTCTTCTGCTGCTGTCCTTCAAACAGGCCAGTCTGCTGGCGGTGGAGAAGTACTGCCAGCTGGTTCCCCACCAGGTGAAGCGGGGCGAGGTGGTGCTCACTCCTCTGGCCGGAGCCGTCTTCTCCAAGTTCGAAATGCCCAAGCTGGCCGAGGCCCTTGGTGAACCACTCGAAGAAGTCGTAGTAGCCGTCATCAGCAGCTGCCAAACGGATGGATACTATCTGGAGCACAGTCGCTGCCACATCGCCTTGGTTGCCCTGATCAAGACGGTTTCGGATCTGAAGATGCGGGCCTCTATCGTCAAGAAGACCATCAAAATGTACAAGCTGCATGGCAAGGAATTCGACATGGAAAAGTTCAAGGTGTGGAGCACGTTCCTCAGGAAGTCTGCTCCTGCAAAGCCCCAAAATGACTGCGATGATGATGAATACGAAAAGCTGACGGAGCAAGTTCTTCAGGCCTTTACACTCAGCAGCAAGGAGGATTTCGTCAAGGAGAAACGCAAGCCAAAAATACCAGTAAAGTGTGCAGCCAATTTTTTGGGAACAAAGCCTGGATCCGAAAAGATTTGA